From Pseudomonas sp. StFLB209, a single genomic window includes:
- a CDS encoding RNA-guided endonuclease InsQ/TnpB family protein — MQRLQAFKYELMPDGQQERQMRRFAGSCRFVFNKALALQKERHEQGEKKLGYAGLCKLLTEWRHSPQTAWLADAPVHPLQQSLKDLERAYTNFFAKRADFPRFKKKGQRDSFRYPDPKQIKLDQTNSRLFLPKLGWLRYRNSREVPGTVKNITVSQSCGKWFVSIQTEREVDEQPTAQGAAVGIDMGIARFATLSDGSFYAPLNSFKRHETALCKAQQAMSRKVKFSRNWKKAKACVQRIHSRIGNARRDYLHKCSTTISQNHAMVCIEDLQVRNMSRSAAGTAEAPGRNVRAKSGLNRAILDQGWFEFRRQLDYKLAWRGGWLIAVPPQNTSRTCPCCGHVSAANRQTQALFGCVGCGFEGNADVVGAMNVLRAGHARLACEVSAEVMAPAAGTHRSDSGAADAAPERRRNLRPSGRGGCQRLMGRIEFDTRYSNSSIR; from the coding sequence ATGCAACGACTTCAAGCCTTCAAGTACGAACTCATGCCAGACGGCCAGCAGGAGCGGCAAATGCGCCGCTTTGCGGGCTCCTGTCGCTTCGTCTTCAACAAGGCGCTGGCGTTGCAGAAGGAGCGCCACGAGCAAGGCGAGAAGAAGCTCGGCTATGCGGGCCTTTGCAAGTTGCTGACCGAGTGGCGCCATAGCCCGCAAACCGCATGGCTGGCCGATGCGCCTGTTCACCCATTGCAACAGAGCCTCAAGGATCTGGAGCGGGCCTACACCAACTTCTTCGCCAAGCGAGCCGATTTTCCCCGATTCAAGAAGAAGGGGCAGCGCGACAGTTTTCGCTATCCCGACCCGAAACAGATCAAGCTCGACCAGACCAACAGCCGCCTGTTTCTGCCAAAACTGGGCTGGCTGCGCTACCGCAACAGCCGCGAGGTGCCTGGCACGGTGAAGAACATCACCGTGAGCCAGTCGTGTGGCAAGTGGTTCGTGAGCATCCAGACCGAACGCGAGGTCGATGAGCAACCCACGGCACAGGGGGCGGCAGTCGGCATCGACATGGGCATTGCCCGCTTCGCCACGCTTTCGGATGGCTCCTTCTACGCACCCCTGAACAGCTTCAAACGCCATGAAACCGCGCTGTGCAAAGCGCAGCAGGCGATGAGCCGCAAGGTCAAATTCAGCCGCAACTGGAAGAAGGCGAAAGCCTGCGTCCAGCGCATTCACTCGCGCATCGGCAATGCCCGCCGCGACTACCTGCACAAGTGCTCGACCACGATCAGCCAAAACCACGCGATGGTGTGTATCGAGGACTTGCAGGTACGGAATATGTCCAGGTCGGCGGCAGGCACGGCAGAGGCACCGGGAAGAAACGTCCGTGCCAAATCTGGCCTGAACAGGGCCATCCTCGATCAGGGCTGGTTCGAGTTCCGCCGCCAGCTGGACTACAAGCTGGCGTGGCGCGGCGGCTGGCTGATTGCCGTGCCGCCGCAAAATACCAGCCGCACGTGCCCCTGTTGCGGCCATGTGTCGGCGGCCAACCGCCAGACGCAAGCGCTGTTCGGGTGCGTGGGATGTGGTTTCGAAGGCAACGCCGATGTGGTCGGCGCGATGAATGTACTAAGGGCGGGACACGCCCGGTTAGCCTGTGAAGTGAGCGCAGAGGTCATGGCGCCAGCAGCAGGAACCCACCGAAGCGACTCGGGGGCGGCCGATGCCGCGCCTGAGCGCCGTAGGAATCTCCGGCCTTCAGGCCGGGGAGGATGTCAACGCTTAATGGGCCGGATCGAGTTCGATACACGCTACTCGAACAGTTCGATCAGGTAA
- a CDS encoding hybrid sensor histidine kinase/response regulator, which produces MADNKIRVDNAATGDISQLGKNIFFAAVETTRMPMIVTDPNRPDNPILFANKAFLNMTGYSSEEVLGHNCRFLQGPETDPEMVRSVREAIAQRKDVSTEILNYRKDGSSFWNALFISPIFNENGDLIYFFASQLDVSRRRDAEDALRQSQKMEALGQLTGGIAHDFNNLLQVMGGYIDLIGSAAEKPQIDSQRVQRSVYHAKAAVERASTLTKQLLAFARKQKLHGRVLNLNGLVGAMQPMIERTFSADVQVETDLDPTLGNCRIDPTQAEVALLNIFANARDALVGRPEPKIFIETRNLEIHDLAGMSHDGLLPGHYVSIAITDNGIGMPASIRERVMDPFFTTKDEGKGSGLGLSMVYGFAKQSGGAARIYTEEGVGTTLRLYFPVDEASVAHHEVHYVPERRQGSERILIVEDRPDVAELARMVLDDYGYTTEIVYNAREALSKFESGARYDLLFTDLIMPGGMNGVMLAREVRRRYPGVKVLLTTGYAENSIERTDIGGSEFDVVSKPCMPHDLARKVRQVLDGPNGIA; this is translated from the coding sequence GTGGCGGACAACAAGATACGGGTCGACAATGCGGCCACCGGGGACATATCCCAGCTGGGCAAGAACATCTTCTTCGCTGCCGTGGAAACCACCCGCATGCCGATGATCGTCACTGACCCGAACCGGCCGGACAATCCGATCCTGTTTGCCAACAAAGCCTTCCTGAACATGACCGGCTACAGCAGCGAGGAGGTGCTGGGGCACAACTGCCGCTTCCTGCAGGGGCCTGAAACCGACCCTGAAATGGTCCGCAGCGTGCGCGAGGCGATTGCTCAGCGCAAGGACGTGTCGACCGAGATTCTTAACTACCGCAAAGACGGTTCGAGTTTCTGGAACGCATTGTTTATTTCGCCGATCTTTAACGAGAACGGCGACCTGATCTATTTCTTCGCCTCGCAACTGGATGTCAGCCGCCGCCGTGATGCCGAAGACGCGCTGCGCCAGTCCCAGAAAATGGAAGCCCTCGGGCAACTCACCGGCGGCATTGCTCACGACTTCAATAACTTGCTGCAGGTCATGGGCGGCTACATCGATCTGATCGGCAGCGCTGCCGAGAAACCTCAGATTGACAGCCAGCGCGTGCAGCGCAGCGTCTACCACGCCAAGGCCGCCGTGGAGCGCGCCAGCACCCTGACCAAGCAATTGCTGGCCTTCGCCCGCAAGCAGAAACTGCATGGTCGGGTGCTCAACCTCAATGGCCTGGTGGGCGCCATGCAACCGATGATCGAGCGCACCTTCAGTGCCGATGTGCAGGTGGAAACCGATCTTGACCCGACCTTGGGCAATTGCCGGATCGACCCGACCCAGGCCGAAGTCGCGTTGCTCAACATCTTCGCCAATGCCCGCGACGCGCTGGTCGGCAGGCCTGAGCCGAAAATCTTCATCGAAACCCGCAACCTGGAAATTCATGACCTGGCCGGCATGTCCCATGACGGTCTGCTGCCGGGGCATTACGTGAGCATTGCGATCACCGACAACGGCATCGGCATGCCGGCCAGCATCCGTGAGCGGGTCATGGACCCGTTTTTCACCACCAAGGACGAAGGCAAGGGCTCGGGCCTCGGCCTGTCGATGGTCTATGGCTTTGCCAAACAGTCCGGCGGTGCCGCGCGCATCTACACCGAAGAGGGCGTTGGCACCACCTTGCGTCTGTACTTCCCGGTCGATGAGGCCAGCGTCGCTCACCATGAAGTCCATTACGTGCCCGAGCGGCGCCAGGGCAGCGAACGCATCCTGATCGTCGAAGACCGCCCGGACGTCGCAGAACTGGCGCGTATGGTGCTGGACGACTACGGCTACACCACCGAAATCGTCTACAACGCCCGCGAAGCGTTGAGCAAGTTCGAATCCGGCGCCCGCTATGATCTGCTGTTTACCGACCTGATCATGCCCGGCGGCATGAACGGCGTGATGCTGGCCCGCGAGGTGAGGCGTCGTTATCCGGGAGTCAAGGTCCTGCTCACCACCGGCTACGCGGAAAACTCCATCGAGCGCACCGACATTGGCGGCTCGGAGTTCGATGTGGTGTCCAAACCGTGCATGCCCCACGACCTGGCGCGCAAGGTCCGGCAGGTGCTGGATGGGCCGAACGGGATTGCCTGA
- a CDS encoding TonB-dependent receptor family protein, producing MRVQPALPLALSATLLGAPCALAAEGAVTLSGIAVNATAASPVETAQEQLRQVAGATNVVDMSQVDQGRVSSSEDVFRYQPGIYARTAHNEGSKISIRGSGLNRAPGGHASGLFEMLDGLPLTGPGGTPYELKEPLWLSRVEVYRGANGFDQGALSLGGAINYVTRTGRDASPLQLRYEVGSHGYSKRQISSGQVLGDLDYYVSLTDSSTDGFQDQTAGGSKGIAANLGYRLSPNLETRFYLRYRENDYETPGRLTREQIRHDSRAASPLNVARDNKRIQPGSTWLANKTTYYIDDSSRIEAGLVYHDYPMDLREGTNRLKVAYTDISGTLNYVRQDTLLGMASQTTVGLRHTKGLPNNGSSEFVRIPTGNTAGYAPGTRTRDFSYLGSDTTLHIANELELAPDLWLSTGVAALYTRRETEVTYPDARDPLSMSEWDYAARLSLRYQINPDLQVYGNLSRSVEPPHAWSMIWGSNKYFPAGSGASTGLQSGGVKLDNQTATTLELGSRGDSRFGQWDLAWYYSQVRHELLSVEIQAATQTTSSIIAENNASPTVHQGIELGLHSPLWQGPAGKVELRQAYTWNDFRYRDDPRFGDNRLPGIPQHYYQAEVRYTHPSGVYVGLNTEHAAKVAVDYANSFYADRYTLIGATLGYNSPDQKWQTWLDLRNLTNQRYATTVTPGYDDRGVDTARSTPGEGAGVYAGVSWSL from the coding sequence ATGCGTGTGCAGCCTGCCCTTCCCCTTGCGCTCAGCGCCACGTTGCTTGGCGCGCCTTGCGCACTGGCGGCAGAGGGTGCCGTGACCCTGTCGGGCATTGCCGTCAATGCCACGGCCGCCAGCCCCGTCGAAACCGCCCAGGAGCAATTGCGCCAGGTGGCGGGCGCCACCAATGTGGTGGACATGAGCCAGGTCGATCAGGGCCGGGTCAGCAGCAGCGAAGATGTGTTCCGCTATCAGCCGGGCATCTATGCGCGCACCGCGCATAACGAAGGCAGCAAGATTTCCATTCGTGGCTCGGGCCTGAACCGTGCCCCTGGCGGCCATGCCTCGGGGCTGTTCGAGATGCTCGACGGTCTGCCGCTGACCGGCCCCGGCGGCACCCCTTATGAACTCAAGGAACCGCTGTGGCTGAGCCGGGTCGAGGTGTATCGCGGCGCCAACGGTTTCGACCAGGGCGCGCTGTCGCTGGGCGGTGCGATCAACTATGTAACCCGCACCGGCCGTGATGCTTCGCCGCTGCAACTGCGCTACGAAGTTGGCAGCCATGGCTACAGCAAACGGCAGATCAGCTCCGGTCAGGTGCTGGGCGATCTGGATTACTACGTCAGCCTGACCGACTCCAGCACGGACGGTTTTCAGGACCAGACCGCAGGTGGCAGCAAGGGCATCGCCGCCAACCTCGGCTACCGGCTCAGCCCGAACCTGGAAACCCGGTTTTATTTGCGTTACCGGGAAAACGACTACGAGACGCCAGGACGCCTGACCCGCGAGCAGATCCGTCACGACAGCCGCGCGGCCAGCCCGCTTAATGTGGCCCGCGACAACAAACGTATTCAGCCGGGCAGCACCTGGCTGGCCAACAAGACCACCTATTACATCGATGACAGCTCACGCATCGAGGCCGGGCTGGTCTATCACGACTACCCCATGGACCTGCGCGAAGGCACCAACCGCCTCAAGGTGGCCTACACCGACATCAGCGGCACCCTGAACTATGTACGCCAGGACACGCTGCTGGGCATGGCCAGCCAGACCACCGTCGGCCTGCGCCATACCAAAGGCCTGCCGAACAATGGCAGCTCGGAGTTCGTGCGCATTCCCACCGGCAATACCGCCGGCTACGCACCGGGCACCCGCACCCGCGACTTCAGCTATCTGGGCTCGGACACCACGCTGCATATCGCCAATGAGCTGGAGCTGGCACCGGACCTGTGGCTGAGCACCGGGGTTGCCGCGCTGTACACCCGCCGCGAGACCGAAGTCACCTACCCCGACGCCCGCGACCCGCTGAGCATGAGCGAGTGGGACTACGCCGCACGGCTCAGCCTGCGTTACCAGATCAACCCGGACCTGCAGGTGTACGGCAACCTGAGCCGCTCGGTGGAGCCGCCGCACGCCTGGTCGATGATCTGGGGCTCGAACAAGTACTTCCCGGCCGGCAGCGGCGCCTCAACCGGCCTGCAAAGCGGCGGCGTGAAGCTCGACAACCAGACCGCGACCACTCTGGAACTGGGCAGCCGCGGCGACAGCCGGTTCGGCCAGTGGGACCTGGCCTGGTACTACTCGCAGGTTCGTCATGAACTGCTCAGCGTCGAGATTCAGGCGGCGACCCAGACCACCTCGTCGATCATTGCCGAGAACAACGCCAGCCCGACCGTGCACCAAGGCATTGAGCTGGGCCTGCACAGCCCGCTGTGGCAAGGTCCGGCCGGCAAGGTCGAACTGCGTCAGGCCTACACCTGGAACGACTTCCGCTACCGTGATGACCCGCGGTTCGGCGACAACCGCCTGCCGGGCATCCCACAGCACTACTACCAGGCCGAAGTGCGCTACACCCACCCCAGCGGCGTGTATGTCGGGCTGAACACTGAGCATGCGGCGAAAGTGGCGGTGGACTACGCCAACTCGTTCTACGCCGACCGCTACACCCTGATTGGCGCGACGCTGGGCTACAACTCGCCGGACCAGAAATGGCAGACCTGGCTGGACCTGCGCAACCTGACCAACCAGCGCTACGCCACGACCGTGACGCCAGGCTACGACGATCGCGGGGTTGATACCGCCCGCTCGACACCGGGCGAAGGCGCCGGGGTTTATGCCGGGGTTTCGTGGAGTTTGTAG
- a CDS encoding TonB-dependent receptor, translating to MTKKISRDTAYAALALAVGLVAAGQASGLQAQTKASSPAAPAYQAQTYDFDIAGGPLDQVLLGISRQSGVNVSFSQTLVQGVGSQPVHGVLTVEQALRQALHGASLEAVPGEGGWVLRRTAASPSNSSASSQRPQVPGDVELERVTVTGSRIPRAQNEGPSPVTVISSQEIAARGYRNVYDAVASQTQNTGMTQGEDYGNTFQPAASALNLRGLGPNHTLVLINGRRVADYPTAYGGSVNFTNLANIPSMMIERIEILSSGASAVYGSDAIAGVVNIILKDKTQGVDVNLRGGYVERGGGDNQRLQITGGDSWGDFDGIFGLELTKRQPIWGNQRDFMDRSAQRDVGYRRNLSTGQYLGPGCAGYGGIFNGQLTGSGGRCTTDQYYNDYWTLQTQKENYDGYTRGTWHFSDTGKVFADLMFGFDHTQNNTRGPSFTSPDFINQNTGDLERWYRSFASEEIGGKSTNNSKWREVSWTGTLGLEDSIGDSGWSYQVAANRSEYISNRTTRYTPLSSISDFYLGPQLGTQDGYPVYAPDASRLDRPLSEDEWQRLRGSLVQKSKSVSQTFSASLNGELFDLPAGPVGFAGVAEVGKQSYQVNVDDGLSDGSFYATSPASDAGGSRDRYATGAELSIPINDSLLASAAGRWDQYRFSGRTEQQKTYNLGLEWRPVSSLLVRGSYGTSFRAPDLNYLYQADTNGYTPAQVDYYGCRQGVESACERGRVDYTQSGTPDLASERGKSWTYGFVWSPSSQFDFSADYWRVQIDDLLTTLDINRLLQQEDQCLTGQLDSSTCQQVLARIQRNAGSAAVDPNRLQRVQINAINAASERVSGLDLRSNIRWGAGRYGAFSSSLGYSLVLSHYYKESQEAETDNLRSSSNNYDWRSKVNASLTWDYQDFTATLLGVRYGSVTNSAGDGRLTPWTTFNASARYRLNKQATVGLTVNNVLDKVKKDDSAGWPNYPTGNYDPYGRQVWLDVSYHFGG from the coding sequence ATGACCAAAAAAATATCTCGCGATACCGCATATGCAGCACTGGCGCTGGCGGTCGGGCTGGTTGCTGCCGGGCAGGCCAGTGGGTTGCAGGCGCAGACCAAGGCATCATCACCTGCTGCGCCTGCCTACCAGGCACAGACCTACGATTTCGATATTGCTGGTGGTCCTCTGGATCAGGTCTTGCTCGGCATTTCCCGGCAAAGCGGCGTGAACGTGTCGTTTTCCCAAACCTTGGTACAAGGGGTCGGCAGCCAGCCTGTGCATGGCGTCCTGACGGTCGAGCAGGCGCTGCGCCAGGCATTGCACGGCGCCAGTCTGGAGGCTGTGCCGGGTGAGGGTGGTTGGGTGTTGCGTCGGACAGCGGCCAGCCCGTCCAATTCCTCGGCATCCAGCCAGCGCCCTCAGGTCCCTGGGGATGTCGAACTGGAGCGGGTAACGGTCACCGGATCGCGGATTCCGCGCGCGCAGAACGAAGGGCCTTCACCGGTGACGGTTATCAGCAGCCAGGAAATCGCGGCCCGGGGTTATCGCAATGTCTATGATGCCGTCGCGTCTCAGACGCAGAACACCGGCATGACCCAGGGCGAGGACTACGGCAATACCTTTCAGCCTGCGGCCAGCGCGCTTAATCTGCGTGGCTTGGGTCCTAATCATACGCTGGTGCTGATCAACGGCCGACGGGTCGCAGATTACCCCACCGCTTATGGCGGCAGCGTCAACTTTACCAACCTGGCGAACATCCCTTCGATGATGATCGAGCGGATCGAGATCCTCAGCAGCGGGGCCTCGGCGGTCTATGGTTCTGACGCCATCGCCGGGGTAGTCAATATTATTCTCAAGGACAAGACCCAGGGCGTGGATGTCAACCTGCGCGGTGGCTATGTCGAACGCGGTGGCGGTGACAATCAACGGTTACAGATTACCGGTGGTGACAGTTGGGGCGACTTCGATGGCATCTTCGGTCTGGAACTGACCAAGCGCCAGCCAATCTGGGGCAACCAGCGCGACTTCATGGACCGTAGTGCGCAACGTGATGTGGGCTACCGTCGCAACCTGAGCACGGGCCAGTATCTGGGGCCAGGTTGTGCTGGCTATGGCGGAATTTTCAATGGTCAGTTGACTGGCAGCGGCGGGCGTTGCACCACCGATCAGTATTACAACGATTACTGGACACTCCAGACACAGAAGGAAAACTACGATGGCTATACCCGGGGTACCTGGCATTTCAGCGACACCGGCAAGGTCTTTGCCGACCTGATGTTCGGTTTTGACCATACCCAGAACAATACTCGTGGTCCAAGCTTCACCTCGCCTGACTTCATCAACCAGAACACCGGTGATCTGGAGCGTTGGTATCGCAGCTTTGCCAGTGAAGAGATTGGCGGCAAGAGCACCAATAACAGCAAATGGCGGGAGGTTTCGTGGACCGGTACGCTGGGGCTGGAGGACAGCATCGGGGACAGTGGCTGGAGCTACCAGGTCGCAGCCAACCGTTCCGAATACATCAGCAATCGGACCACGCGCTATACGCCCTTGAGCAGCATCAGTGATTTTTATCTCGGGCCGCAACTGGGCACGCAGGATGGTTATCCGGTGTATGCACCGGATGCCTCGCGGCTGGACCGGCCATTGAGCGAAGATGAGTGGCAGCGGTTACGCGGCAGCCTGGTGCAGAAAAGCAAGTCAGTGTCACAGACATTCAGTGCCAGTCTCAATGGCGAGTTGTTCGATTTGCCAGCAGGCCCGGTAGGCTTTGCCGGGGTCGCGGAAGTGGGCAAGCAGTCTTACCAGGTCAACGTCGATGACGGGCTCAGCGATGGCAGTTTCTACGCCACCTCGCCAGCCTCCGACGCTGGAGGCTCAAGAGATCGTTATGCGACAGGGGCCGAACTGAGCATCCCGATAAACGACAGCCTGCTGGCCTCAGCTGCCGGACGCTGGGACCAGTACCGTTTCAGTGGCCGTACCGAGCAACAAAAGACGTATAACCTCGGGCTTGAGTGGCGCCCGGTGTCGAGCCTGTTGGTGCGTGGCAGTTATGGCACCAGTTTCCGTGCCCCGGACCTCAATTACCTGTATCAGGCCGACACCAATGGCTATACACCGGCCCAAGTCGATTACTACGGTTGCCGGCAAGGGGTGGAGAGCGCCTGTGAGCGGGGGCGTGTCGACTACACCCAAAGCGGCACCCCGGACCTGGCTTCAGAGCGTGGCAAGTCCTGGACTTACGGGTTTGTCTGGTCGCCTTCCAGCCAGTTTGATTTCTCCGCAGATTACTGGCGGGTCCAGATTGACGACCTTTTGACCACCCTGGATATCAATCGCCTGCTCCAACAGGAAGATCAATGCCTCACCGGGCAGCTTGATTCGTCCACTTGCCAGCAGGTATTGGCGCGCATCCAGCGTAATGCAGGCAGTGCAGCTGTCGACCCCAATCGTTTGCAACGGGTGCAGATCAACGCAATCAATGCGGCCAGCGAGCGGGTCAGTGGTCTGGACCTGCGCAGCAACATCCGTTGGGGGGCTGGGCGTTACGGAGCGTTCAGTTCCAGCCTGGGCTACAGCCTGGTGCTGTCGCATTATTACAAGGAGTCGCAGGAGGCCGAAACCGATAACCTGCGCTCCAGTAGCAACAACTATGATTGGCGCAGCAAGGTCAACGCCAGCCTGACCTGGGACTATCAGGACTTTACCGCCACGCTGCTGGGCGTACGTTATGGCAGTGTGACCAATTCGGCAGGGGATGGGCGACTGACACCCTGGACGACGTTTAATGCAAGTGCACGTTATCGCTTGAACAAGCAGGCTACCGTAGGGCTCACCGTCAACAACGTGCTCGACAAGGTCAAGAAAGACGATTCAGCGGGCTGGCCCAATTACCCCACGGGTAATTACGACCCTTATGGCCGCCAGGTATGGCTGGACGTCAGCTACCATTTTGGCGGCTGA
- a CDS encoding sigma-70 family RNA polymerase sigma factor — MGIDQNLRYGLIDQMFRSDYRWLCARVARAMGCPHGAQDIASETFVRVLDLADPSAIKEPRAMLTIIAQRLMYEGWRRQDLERAYLETLAHAPEALHPSPEERLVLIEALLEIDRLLSGLSAKARAAFLYHQLDGLTYAQIGELLQVSTSRVQQYMAEGFKRCYMARLSG; from the coding sequence ATGGGCATTGATCAGAACCTGCGCTATGGTCTGATTGATCAGATGTTCAGAAGTGATTACCGCTGGCTCTGCGCCAGAGTCGCGAGAGCGATGGGCTGCCCGCATGGCGCTCAGGACATCGCCTCGGAAACCTTCGTACGGGTTCTTGACCTGGCGGATCCCTCGGCAATCAAGGAACCGAGGGCGATGCTGACTATCATCGCTCAGCGTCTGATGTACGAAGGCTGGCGGCGACAGGACCTCGAGCGCGCCTACCTGGAGACCTTGGCTCACGCCCCCGAAGCTTTGCACCCTTCGCCGGAAGAGCGATTGGTGCTGATTGAGGCCCTGCTGGAAATTGACCGGTTGCTCAGTGGACTGTCCGCCAAGGCCAGGGCGGCATTTCTCTATCACCAACTGGACGGGCTGACTTACGCACAGATTGGCGAGTTGTTGCAGGTCTCTACCAGTCGCGTGCAGCAGTACATGGCAGAGGGCTTCAAGCGTTGCTATATGGCCCGCTTGTCAGGATGA
- a CDS encoding FecR domain-containing protein, which translates to MKASLVDEVIIDEAAQWMALLQSGHVSPQEFQAFNQWREDPRRAEIFDSMGAGIAVLQSPKVRGMSRESLLHTLNAPSGRRRFLRNSLALAGLAVAACLVTRFPASWLQPDRLVTGTGQRTSLTLADGSALTLDARSSVLTRFDQNLRSLQLLEGALWVDVAKDPARPFVVQTAQGQMRALGTRFLVREDGQRTHIVMLHNEVEITTRHGTVQLLREGQRATFDAERILHLAPAAGDEAAWTNGLLEVRDRPLGEVIATLRNYRPGIIRVSPEASAQRLSGIYPLDDTDLSLRLLQRSLPIRVDYHTPYWVSIDLLKD; encoded by the coding sequence ATGAAAGCTTCGCTCGTGGATGAAGTCATCATTGATGAGGCCGCCCAGTGGATGGCTTTGTTGCAGTCTGGGCATGTCAGCCCACAGGAGTTTCAGGCATTCAACCAGTGGCGTGAGGATCCACGCCGCGCCGAGATCTTCGATAGCATGGGGGCGGGTATCGCTGTTCTGCAGAGCCCTAAAGTGCGTGGCATGTCCCGCGAAAGTTTGCTGCACACGCTCAACGCTCCTTCCGGGCGTCGTCGCTTCCTGCGCAACAGTCTGGCCCTGGCAGGGCTGGCAGTCGCCGCATGTCTGGTGACCCGATTCCCCGCAAGTTGGCTGCAACCTGACAGGCTCGTCACCGGCACGGGGCAACGTACGAGCCTGACCCTGGCCGACGGCAGTGCGCTGACCCTCGACGCACGCAGCAGTGTGCTGACACGCTTCGACCAAAACCTGCGTAGCCTGCAACTGCTCGAAGGGGCGCTTTGGGTTGATGTGGCCAAGGACCCGGCTCGGCCCTTCGTGGTACAGACCGCACAAGGGCAGATGCGCGCCTTGGGCACGCGCTTTCTGGTCCGCGAGGATGGGCAGCGCACGCACATTGTCATGCTTCACAACGAAGTCGAAATCACCACCCGTCACGGCACGGTGCAGCTGTTGCGTGAGGGCCAGCGGGCGACATTCGACGCTGAGCGAATCCTGCATCTGGCGCCGGCGGCGGGCGACGAGGCAGCCTGGACCAACGGCTTGCTGGAAGTGCGCGACCGGCCGTTGGGCGAAGTGATCGCAACCTTGCGCAACTACCGCCCCGGCATCATCCGCGTCAGCCCCGAAGCCTCTGCCCAACGCCTGAGCGGGATCTACCCGCTGGACGATACCGACTTGTCGTTGCGACTGTTGCAACGCTCGCTGCCGATCAGGGTGGATTACCACACGCCCTATTGGGTCAGTATCGATCTGCTGAAGGACTAA